GATCGCCGAAATGGGTGTCGCTGACGGTGATCACGCTGCGCGACCCGACGATGAACCGGTCGGCGAGCGTGCGCAGCAGCAGGTGGTTGGCGAGCACGTTGACGGTGAAGGTGGCCTCCAGTCCGTCGTCGGTCTCGGTGATGTCGTCGGTGTACTGGATACCGGCGTTGCCGACGAATCCGGCGAGCGGCGGCACTTCGCCCCGGTCGAGCAGGTCGTGGATGGCGCCGGCGGCCGCGCGCACGCTCGACAGTGACGACAGGTCTGCCTCGACGGCGGACGCGGCATACCCCGCGCCGGCCAGCTCCGCGCACATCCGCGCGCCCGAGGAACCGCGGGCGAGTACCAGCAGCCGGGCCTCCGGCGCGGTGCGCATGATGCACCGTGCGGCGACCCGGCCGATCCCGCGGGTCGCGCCCGTCATCACGAGGGTGTGCATGCCACGAAGGTAACCCCGCGGCGTCGCGGCGTCACGGACCCGAGGAGATGTTCAGCGGCGGGGAGGGCGGGAAGCGCACCGGCAGCGCGGACAGTGAGCGGTGGAACGGGCCCGGGCGCCAATGCAATTCGTCCGCCGGGACGGCGAGTTCGATATCGGGCAGCGCGTCCAGCAGCTGATCGACCGCGTCCTGTGCGACCAGGTATCCGATCCGGCGGGCGGGACAGGCGTGCGGTCCGGCGCTGAAGGCGAGGTGGGAGCGATTGCCGTTGCGATCGCCCGTGCGGACCAGCGGATCGTCGTTGCAGGCGGCGATGCTGATCAGCACCGGCTGGTGTGCAGGCAGCCAGACGTCGTCGACGAGGATCGGCTGGCGCGGATAGCTGGCGCAATAGTTGGCGAGCGGCGGGTTGTTGAACAGCACCCAATCCAGGGCGTCGCGGGTGGCCAGACTGCCGGCGAGCAGACTTCCGGAGAACCGATCGTCGGTCGTCATCAGCAGTAGCGCGTTGGCGACCAGATGGACCTGTGGTTCGATGCCCGCGCCGTAGAGGGTGACCAGCTGGTTGATCATCTCCTCGTCGTCGAGCCCGGCGTCGTGGGCGATGAGCCGGGAGGTGATGTCGTCGCCGGGCGCGCTGCGTTTGCGGCGGGTGTGTTCCTGAAGGGCGGCGGTGAGCACCCGGTTTCCCTCTTCGGCGTCGCCGGTGGCGTCGAAGATGGCCGTCATACCGGCGGTTACCCGCTGGCCGATATCCGGCTCGATACCGAGCATCGTGTTCAACGTGGTGAACACCAGCGGGTGGATGTACTGGGTGATCAGATCGGCCCGCCCGTCCGCCCCGAAGGAGTTGATCAGCGGAATCGCGATCCGTTCGACGACGGTGTGCAAGGTGTGCAGGTCCACCTTGTCGATGGCCTCACTGTTGGCCGCGCGGAACCGCGCGTGTTCGGCACCTGTGCTGCGCAAGGCGTTGGGCCGCCATCCCAGCATCGGCAGGATCGGGCAGTCGGCCGGTACATCGCGTTCCCAGATGCGTGGATCGGCGGGAAAGTGGTCGGGGTCGTTGAGAATTCGGATGGCGGCCTGATATCCGATCACCAAGGTGGCCGGGACGCCGGGCGCGAGTTCCACCGGGGCGAAGGACTTGTGGTGCCGGCGCATGCGGTCGTATTCGCGGTGGGGGTCGGCGGCGAACTCCTCGGTGTAGAGGCGAACCCGCCGCCCGTCGGGCGGGGCCGGCGAATTGTGAACGACCGGGCACTCATTCGGCGACAGACCCGGTGAGGGTGGCAGAGGCACAGCAGGCAACTCCATGCGGATGTGGTGGTCGATGACGATGCGATGTGATCGGCGGGGTCCGGCCGGAGGTCGGCGTCGGGAATCGACGAACGCCGGTCACCGCATCGGCGCCCGCGAAAACATCGACGCGCGAACGCCGTTCGTCGTTGCGGGATATCGACGGCTCGTGCCGGCCCCGACCGGGTGATTATCGGTTCCGGTGCCGCGCCCCCTTGTCGTATGCCGATGGCGTCCCGCCGAGCCGTCGTTCTGGGTTACGCGCGCAGATGTTACTGACCGGCACATGTCCGCGCACGAGAAACCGGTCATCGGTTCGAATGTGTCGGCGGTCGGTCTCCGGGCCAGTGTCGCGGTACTGGCTCTGGTGGCGCGCGGCGTCCGGCCGCAGACTTGTCCTATGACGACTCTGCTGCTGATCGCGGTCGTGGCGGCGGTGGGGGCCGGCACCTACGACATCTTCGCGCCACAGGGGGATCGCGCGCAGTTCCGCAGCGCTGTGGCGCGGGCTCGTCATTCGCTGACCGATTGGGACGCCTCGCGCGAGGGATCCCGGCGGTTGCCATGGTGACGAATCTCGCTGTCGTGGCCGGTTGCGGGTGGTGTGCTGATTCGTCCGGGTGGGGTTACAGCCGGTAAAATAGGTGGTTCTGGTGCGTCCGAGGGATGCACAATCGAACCGTTTGCCCCCTTTATCGTGCTAGGAGACTGTTGTGATCACCGCGACCGACCTGGAGGTCCGGGCCGGAATCCGCACCCTGCTCACCGCGCCGGGGTCGGCGCTGCGGGTGCAGGCCGGTGATCGGATCGGCCTGGTAGGCCGCAACGGCGCGGGTAAGACCACGACCCTGCGCATCCTGGCGGGGGAGGGCGAGCCGTATGCGGGCAAAGTGATCCGCTCGGGCGAGATCGGCTATCTGCCGCAGGATCCGCGCGAGGGCGATCTGGATGTGCTGGCGCGCGATCGCGTGCTGTCGGCGCGCGGGCTGGACAAGCTCATTCGCGATATGGAGAAGCAGCAGGCGCTGATGGCCGAGGTGGCCGATGACGCCGAGCGCGAGAAGGCGGTGCGCAAGTACGGCCGGCTCGAGGAGCGGTTCTCGGCGCTGGGCGGCTATGTCGCCGAGAGCGAGGCCGCCCGCATCTGCAACAGCCTCGGTCTGCCGGAGCGGGTACTGGGCCAGGCGCTGCGCACGCTGTCGGGTGGTCAGCGACGGCGAATCGAGTTGGCGCGCATTCTGTTCAGCGCTTCGGACGGCTCCGGCGGCAAGTCG
The genomic region above belongs to Nocardia spumae and contains:
- a CDS encoding cytochrome P450, translated to MELPAVPLPPSPGLSPNECPVVHNSPAPPDGRRVRLYTEEFAADPHREYDRMRRHHKSFAPVELAPGVPATLVIGYQAAIRILNDPDHFPADPRIWERDVPADCPILPMLGWRPNALRSTGAEHARFRAANSEAIDKVDLHTLHTVVERIAIPLINSFGADGRADLITQYIHPLVFTTLNTMLGIEPDIGQRVTAGMTAIFDATGDAEEGNRVLTAALQEHTRRKRSAPGDDITSRLIAHDAGLDDEEMINQLVTLYGAGIEPQVHLVANALLLMTTDDRFSGSLLAGSLATRDALDWVLFNNPPLANYCASYPRQPILVDDVWLPAHQPVLISIAACNDDPLVRTGDRNGNRSHLAFSAGPHACPARRIGYLVAQDAVDQLLDALPDIELAVPADELHWRPGPFHRSLSALPVRFPPSPPLNISSGP